TGGGGCACTACTCGCCCATGGGCCTCGAGCTGCACGGGGAAGCAGCGGCGCCCACGGTCGAGATGGCACAGATGCCccaggccgccgctgccgccgaggGCAACAAACCGCATCGTCGCGGACTGCTGCGGCGGCTGATGTCGCAGGAGGGCGTGCAGCGGCGGTGGAAGAACCtgggagccggcggcgcctcGAGGATGGCCGCGCTGTCGCGATCGCTGCGGTGGAAGCGGCTGTCGTCGGGGCTCTCCGTGGGCCTCAAGGGCGGCTGGGCGACGGCGCTGGTCGACACCGTCGCGTTCCGCGTCATGTACGTGCTCGAGGCCATCGTGCTCGGCCTTGCGCTTTCCtgcttcttctgctgctgcggctgccaGATATAGATTAGCCTTGCCTTGCTCTGCTCTGCCTCTTCCTCTGATTCTTGCAGGCCTGCAGGGCCCTTCTGCTTGCCGTTGGGCGTGTAATCTTGTCAGATTCCTTCGatcattcttttgttttgttttattatgttGTAAAGTCTCTGTTTCTTTGCACTTCcgtttcagcttttggtgcttctagcaatctcaaaaacaCTTTTCCCgattacacatgaagctgagaagcacttTCGGACGTGCTTTTGGTGGGGCTTctagctgagaagcatgcCCGGAgatgcttctcagcttcatgtgtaaacgggagaagtgtttttgagattgctagaagcaccaaaagctaaagcagaagcccaaacaaacatgacCTAATTATGTTAGTTCTCATGGACATGAAAACTAGAAATAGAGTAAATTGtgaaaaaatataatttttcttGGGGTGGGATTAGGTTGGGAAAGCACACCGCTCTGAATTTTTATTGTACAAAACACACCTTTGGCATAAATTATAGCTCCGAGTCCAAACGACGGAGTTTGGTCTTAAGCTAATTTCTGACAACACGGGCGCACCGGTAAGGCCCGTAGCGTCATGAACGACATTCCcacggtggtgtcggcgaGCCCGTTTGCCGCCTCCCCCACCCTTGAACCGAGCCCGGAAGCCGTGCCATGTTTTGGTGCCCCGAGTACGTGGTGTCCCTCCCCGGACCCTTCTCCATCTCTAGTGCAGCGCCACCACCGCTCTTGCCGCTGTTCTGGCCACTTCCCGGTCGGTTTGTCTCGTCCCAGAGAACCGTGTAAACACCCCGCTCTGCCGCCTATGATGTAGTCGCTTCGATTCGGTGCTTGTGGAGCCGACTTCGCTGCTTTGTTGAGGATCTGGGCGACAAGGTCCCTTCCTCACATGGTGACTAGAGCTCCGCTGCTATGTCGTTTCCTCCTCTTTGTTCTCTTTCACACCATCAAGGCACAAATAGCCTTGCCGGCGGGCCCACATTGTGAGAAATCGGTTGAAACACCTAAACTCGACTGCTTGGGTTCGGAGCAACAGACTACCCCAAAAGTGGTGGTTTTGTGCAATAAAAAATCAGCGTGGTGGCTTTCCAAACCTAAGCCTCAATATTGGCGACAGTTTGATGCAATTTACTCTTGGCAATAACTTATCATGGGGTAGTGTTGCAGGTTGCTTTATCGAAGTCTAAATGCGATGAATCGCGTTGATTGGAACTTCCCAAGTTTAGATCTTTGTTAAGGGTTATCTTGTCCTATCCCAAGTTTAGATCTTTGTCAAGGGTTATCCTATCCTCATGAAAGACAATTCAACATTCTTTTATCTCATACTCTCCGTGTTCCGTCAAACTtgttcaagtttgaccaaatgtatagaaaaatatattaaagtCTACGATATCAAATGAGTATACGgtaaataatactccctccgtttcataattcttgtcgaaatattacatgtatctagacactttttagtaatagatacatccattttttttgggcaaatttgagacaagaattatggaacggaggtagcaTATAATGTCGGATCTAATTGAACTAATTTGGACTTCTagatgttgatagatttttttataaacttgatcaaacttgaAGAATTTTGACTTCAGACAAAGTTAAGACTTCTTATGtttagaaacggaggtagtactttTTTGCCGCTTGTTGAGGCAGGTTATATGCATGTCCTTAATTTAGCCTTGCTCATTCTATTAGTATTCCTATTTTGCTTAGAAAATGGTTGGCTGGATTAAAAGGTTCGGTTTGCGGTTGTTGAACGGTGGCATGCTGAAATTATTTTACAATCTATTATGAGAAAATACACACGAAAGCAAATAAATATTGGTTGGGTTAGTTTATCATAATTcacctcaatgccaaactcAGCCTGATTAGATCACTCAACTCGTTTATTCTAGTCTAAACAAGTTTGCCAAAGTTTTTTGTGTGTAGGTTATCCATATGATGTCTCACCGATGGATCTGGATGTGGTCCCTAATACATCATGTGTAGGCCTCGGATCTTTTTTTGGCTATTTGATACAACCTTAGGAGTGATGGTAAGAAATATGtatgatttaaaaaaataaaaactactATTGATTTCAAACTTATATCGAGCGACAATCACTACCTGCTTTCCTAAgtataagatgttttagttttttactaagtcaaacttcttaaagtttagCCAAGTTTATATAATATACAATATCTACAACATCAATAAACATATTATAAAACTATATACCATaacagatttaataaaactaatctatagttgtagatgttggtattTTTTCTATACTAGCAGatgtgtccgtgcgttgctacggaacctTAAAATTGACCTCAAGACAATCTAACTATGAACCTCCAACGCGTCTGCTCCTCTTTGAGAAATTTCAAACACTGTCTCCTTCGTTGCAAAAAATTGACATGTCGCTTGATATGAAATTTGGTAAGAACAGAATCATGTGATGATATAAAATCAATTTTTCTTATACAACTATCAGGTGAACATACAACCAGACAAGCAGTCAGGCATGctggtaatttcgatgaacaTCCATTGGTTATACTTAATTATACTTAAGATATATACCTAACAAAATTATACTTGAGATATAAACATGTCTTCCATTTGCTTTCCTTCCCAGCCTTCCTCGCCATCGGTTTGTATCTTCAGTTTAATTTGTCCCCATCGTATCTTGAGAAAAGATATATAGGTAATGAATTTATTTCACAAACGTTACTTCCAAGCACAACGCAGCCGCCAATTTCAATTACGTACCTTATTGCAGATGTAGACACAACCAACTATGTCCTTCACATGTGTCCCTTTACTACACACTAGCTATGCTCTTCCTCCCTtcccattttttggcaaattttttgtttgtttgtcgGCAACTAATGCATGTACAAATCCGATTGAGATCCAGTAGAGACCAGTGATCAGTTCCCTTGTatactgaagaaaaaaatagcagTTGCTGTCACAAAGTtcagaaaattcagaaaaaggCGAGCAGACGGAAACGCTGCCGTTTCCTTCGCGAAGCAGCTCGTGCTTCTCAAGCCGCTGCCGATTCGAGGCAGCCGCTGCCACCGACCGTCAGTCCGTCACCGTCCTCCATTCGAAACCGCGGCCGCCACCTGCCCTTCCCCACCGCTGCCGGGTGACCTGccaggaagacggcggcggcctccgttCGGAGTTGCCCCCGCCTGCCCTTCCCCATTGCTATCGCGCGACCTGccaggaagacggcggcggcctctcGTTCCGAGCAGCCACTGCCTCCAGGCCAAGGCTGCCTCTGCCCGGCACTATGCTGCCACGCCCCCTGCCGGCGTCACCACGCCATCCGCCGCGGCAGCTGATTCGGTCCGTTGGGACTACCAAGGTGAGAGAAACCCTTATTTCATGTGCGAGCAACATGGTGCAGCCTGCAGGTGCGGGGGCGCTGACCGACGATCGACGGGATCGGACGGGGGAGGGCCATGGCCATACATCAAGGCCGTCGCCCCGCGTGCCGCCAAAGCCGATGGAGACGCAGGAGGTGCAACATCCATCATGGATGCGTCGGAGCAGATGCGCTTGAGAAGGGGATCGGAGAGAGGTGGGGCGTTAGATTTTTTTAGTGGGGCTAAGGGGGTACGATCAGGCGGGCGAGCACGGTGGCATATCTGGATGTACTGCTGAGGCGAGGGAAGGAAAGCTTAACAAAACGCGTGATGAAgagaacggtccgtattttttagataggtatagatataaatttagtcaaacCTGAAAATGTTATACTTATGATAAAACAAAAGCATACTGTATTTAGGAATGGAAAAGTAAAACTTATGGAATTTATCGCCTGTTCGTTTTGCTTACTCTCCTAAACATGGATGTACTAGAACTACAACTAACTTTGACTACCTTTCCCTTTCCTCATTCTTGTCTTTATCGCCTGTTCGCTTTTGTGGAAGTGATGGAAGTGGTTCACTGGTCTGTCTCTTGTGCCGTAGTAACAACGTAATAAAAACTCAGGGTTTCAGTACTGCTACATGACaaaacacattgctctgatattTGTGATACTTTCACTGTCATCGTCCAACACCCTATCCTATTCAAAACTGGCCTAGTGAAATATCTGCCCCGCTCGGTAACGGTCAAAAATTACAGTCCAAGTCCATGTCGCTACACCTGAAGAGTGGAATTGAAACCCCAGCAGAAGAATTTACGACACTACTCCCTCTTGTGCCAGGACAAGTCCATAtctactaaaacagcgacaagtatttagaaacgaaaTGAGTATATACAGAGGCTACCGCTTCTCTCCAGTATCCGGAGAAAAAGCactccttccgatcctaaattgttgtcgaaatattacatgtatctagacgttttttaagaatagatacatccatatttagacaaatttgattcaagaatttagaatctaGTACTAGCAAAAGGGTTTCCATCATTCGTAACTACTTGAGTGAATGTTGCGAAGTGTCAGTGAGCAGATAGCTTCGTTTGAGCCACCCAAAGTATGCCTTACTGTCGGCAATTGCAGGTTTCAATAGTTTCATCCTCGAGTGGATTTACAATTTTTTAGATGATTGTGGATTTACAGTTAAGATACCAAGTTAACTTATCCAGAAGGCAAGGACAGGGAAATTGATTGATGGCAAAtcgtagaaaaaaaaacgagatATATACATCCGAAGCGGTCTGCGGTCGGCATATACAGAGAGTGCAGAGTCATTGGCCTGTCCTACGGCTACCTCCGGCCGGCTTCCATGGCGTCCAACGTTCCGCTCGTGTTTGCCCCCGTCCGTCCTTCCCAAGGGATCACTGCTGTTGTTGCGCCGACGTTGCTGCTGTTATTGATCAGTTCGTTAGCGCGCCGCGTTCGGCTCGCGTCTTCCCTCTCCGTGACGTACCTCAAGTGCGCGTGAGGCCACAACCCTGCAGCAATTGATTGCAGCGGTTCGTTAAATCAAAACCAAATTCACCAACCATGCACGCACATTAGCTCGCATATTTCGACATTATGTTTCAAGATTGCACAGGTTCAAGGAAGTTAACATTTGCTGCATTACACATTTACACTCGCCGTGGTGTGTTGAGAATGCACCAAAAGATCACATACGCTAGCTAGTTACCTTTCTCATCAGAGGGTGGTGGAAAGAACTGCAGGTAGCAGACAGAGGCGACCACACTTCCTACAGCATGCACCAAATAGAGTTCAGAACGGTGATGACAAGTACACCCtgtgatcctaaatttttgtcgttgttttagttcatttaggatcagagggaataAAAAAAACCGCAGCAGCTTCGTGAAACACATATACCAATGATGCCGCCCGTGAACACGTCCTGCCAATGGTGCCAGTAGTCATCTACCCGGGAGATCGCGATCATCGCTGCGACGAGCAGAGGCAGGATGACAACGCACAGCTTCGCGACATGGCCCCGTCGATCAAAGACGGTTATCTTCCCGGCGAGGTACCACGACAGGAACCCCAAGCCGGCGAAGGACCCTGCCACGGCACCACGAATTAAAGAGCTTAATTATTACCCATCGAGCACAGTCACGGAGGCAACACTGTTGCTGCCATCAGTCTGTGACAGTAACCATGTAAGTGATCGATCTAATAAAGTGAGTGACTTGGCTGCGTTCATCGACCGATGCAGAGGTTGAGGGTTGTCTTTCTAAGAAAAGTAAAGAGAGTAGCGGGCACGCTGGCACGGTGGCCTAATCGAGTGAGCCTCACATGAAGTGTGACCACTTGGGAAGCTCTTGTGGCCTTCTTTGATCACGCTCGCCTCGCCGTGGCATATGACTCCAGTGGTGATGTTGTCGTACACCTGCACATCAGGCGAGGAACTCATTATAAGTTGAGTTTGGATGAGATGATGCAGCGACAGATTAGCATTTGAAGTTCTCTTTTAGTTATAGATCGACTTGGTAAAACTGGGACAAATTTTGGATGCGAGTTGTTACGTACGGCGATTCCGTCAGGGAAGCAGCGCCAGAAGAAGTTGGGGCGCGGACGGCCGACGGCATCCTTGATGGCGTCAGTCAGGACGCCGGTGATCAGCACAGAAAACAGGATCCCTGCTTGCGACGATCATGTAATGCGCGTTAAATTAGGACATGTATACTGAAGAAAGTTTTGCTTTCCGAGCACTGCATTTAAGGTTTTCATCAAGAAATATGCACGATGCAGGTACCGAGTATCGCATGGTGCAGATCATAGACATTCCTCCTCCGGATGTAGATGACGACGAAGATGATCATAGGTCCAATGACAGCAATGACCTGCTTAATTGGGAGGGAAATAACTTGGTATAGATCACATCGAAACTCAATTAGGGAGACAGAGGGAATCAACCGCACGCACCGGCACGGCCCAGACGGGGACGGTGTTGCTCTTCAAGGGGTATCTGAGGTCCGTCATCATGCCGGCGCCAACGAACCGGTGGAACGGCTCGATGGCGTTGAGGAGGACCTCGACGGCGACCAGCAGGAGCAGCGCCAGCCAGTCGTAGGCATGCGACCTCGCGACGCTGGCGCCGTGCGACCGTATCGTGGCGAACGCGCACGCCGGAGCATCAATGCCGGTTGATGAGGCCTGCTGCATCTCTCCTCCGTCCATCAACACACTACTGCTTGGTTGTACCACAGGACGGCAATGCTGATTATGTATGTGTAGATGTATGCTGCCAGGCACGAAGATATATATCGACAATGCCGTTGAGGCGTTGAACAATTGTTCTTGCCTCAGGTCCCTTTTTGTTGTAACGGGAGGATCTGGATCTACATCTGGCGCAATGCATCAACCCTTGTTTATAGTCTTACAGAGATGACAGGACTGAGAAGTCAGGACATCATTTAGGGTGGAGTTGCTGAGGGGTCGCTGACCAGTAAGGCCCGCCCTGTATCTTGCCTTAATTTTGGTTGGAAACCGGGAAAGTTTAAACGACAGCTCCTCCCACTGCACGGTTCTGGATATATGCTAAGACTTGACCGCTGGCTGGCGAGTAGACTTGCAGTCACGCCGCGTCTAGGCAGCGTCTGTACCGCGTAAAACTTCCTCCCCCACGCGGTTGGCAGCGCGACAGCTTATATAGCTCACGTTTCGACGCAATTGCAGCAATCGAATCTCAAGTACGTCTGTCGTGCTCGCAAGTCCTTTCAAATTCATCATCCTTTACTAGCGATTTTAGCGGACCGGAGAAATATTTACCAGTACAGACTAGTAACACGGTTCTGAAACTTGCGATACAGAAGCAAGACTCATCGAACATTTGGTCAATGTGGTGTCTGATGCTttttttctcgcaaaaaaaaaagtggtgtTTGATGCTTCGTGGGGTAATTGGGGACGGAGGCCCCTGCAGCGTTCCGAAGGATCGTCCCTGATGAGGAAAATGCATATACAGTCTGCCGAGGGCGATCTGGAGGGGGGAAGATTTTGTTCgacttttttttgcagctGCTGCACAGCATTTTTGGGGCTAGCATATTGCAGACAGCTTTACCAGACTTGATGATTTTTAGGAGCCGATATCGCAATGAACCAAGAAATTTTGATATTAGTTTTGTGGGTTTTAGCCTCACGAGGAGGGAACCCTTCCAGAAATTCTCAGTGGCCCATGAGGGCCAAAGAGGGGGTTTGGAAATAGTTTTCAACCAGCAATTGACGCGCCTCGGTATAACCTCACTAGCTGCGTCATTGCCCCAAGCGCAAAGATGGTTTCAAACGTGCCCCCGGCTCCGCTTCTTATACACGGTGACGTTTCAAACCCGCTGCTCAACTGCCGATGTGGGACAATTAACCAAGCACGGAGCAACAAAGAGCAACAAACCTACTCACCGGTGAATTGGACGCCAGGCGGGCCGAATGAAATCAGCAGCTCCCTCCTTCTTGGGCCGTCTGGCCCACGGAAAATCGGGAGCTTAGCAGCCTAGGTGATCCCGAGTCTCCTCTGCGCTGCGCTTCTCTGCTTCTTctacctcctcctcttcctgcaAACCAACCTACGCTCGCTGCCATCTGCGCTCGGCCAGTCCGAGAGAAGTAGCCGCGGGATGAAGACCAGGTCGCAGACGGGCCCGAAGCCCCTCAATACCGTGCGACTGCCCCCCGTGGCGAGCCCCAGGACGAAGCCGAGGCCGGAGCCGCGGAAGAAGGGGACAGTCGGCGACCCCCGCCGCCCCAAGAAGCCCCCCACCGCCTTCTTCTATTTCATGTAACTATGCACTCGACCCTCTCTATCTCGTTTTACTCCGTATTATCTTTATTTGGATGGTCCGAACTGAATCGCATATccactactacctccgtccaaggATTCGGTTGACCAAtcctttgaccacaaattacttcatgaatgtgtgactaatgtgatcaaaatcataactataagcaaatatccttgagtaggaacataatggatatgaatctatggcatataattatatgttaatagagtaatttgtggtcaaagcattCATCAAAAGAAAGCTAATATGTCCcatattgttggacggagggagtaattggtAACTGCCCTGTCCGCTGGTAAGCAATTGCGATGTGGTATGAGATGCTTTCCGGCTGGGCTGCTCGCTCGCCCGCACTAGTTAGAGAATTTCCTTTGGGATTCGTGGGATTTCGCTTGAGAAAATTCAAATTGATGCATGCCTTAGTTGTGTTCGAGTGCCGCAAATTCACGCGAGTCCCTGTGTCCTGAACTGAAAGCCTGACAACATGGTACTGTTCTGGAAAATTTTATCTGAGTCTCATAGATGCATTTGCTTGTTCAGTAGTCGCTGGCTGGACTCACTGTTGTAGCTTGTGTAACCAtacttttttcttccaaaacaTAGCTATGCAGCCATGTTTGAACCAAGGTTTATGTAAAATTGGAATAGTTTGCGGTTGTTTTCCTGGTGCTAGAAGCTTGAAGGTATGGAGTGAGGTGATATGAAATTTCATGGATCTTTGCCAGAACCACTCATTTTGTCATAGGCTAGAGATAGTTTATTTTGTAATCCCGTTTTGGGAGTTGAAAATTGAGACCATCCGACACTGGTATGTCGTTTGGAAAGTGTTCCTACTGGCTACTGCACCATGTGTGGAAGGCACCATCTGATAAATGCTTTAAGTTCGGGAACACGCAATGCTTTAAGAACTGATAATAATACCTGCAGTCTGCAGCATTACACTGTACTCCCTCCAGCTCACAAATGATAAGTGATGTTTTGGAAATTGATCACTAGTTTCTATTGTAGTATATAACCCAAGAAGATTATAATATTTCTGAATACTATTTGAGATAAATTTATACATACTTCCTTCGTCCGACAaagaatgcatctatacactaagtcatgtctagatacatccaaattttgacaaacttgagacatcttttgttggacggagggagtatgatttttGAGTTTTCAATCTAAACGTTTAAAATGATATTGGCAACTGAAGTCTTAAAAGTTTGATTGATGGTATGCCCAAAACGTATCTCATCTAAAGAGTTGCTGCACtatctaaatgtttttttacttCATCCAATCATCATCAGTGAACATATTGATTAgttatccttttttttaatttgtatCATTCACTTGTTGAATTTAATATTATATATAATCAGCAATATCTTTATAGGACATGTTTGGAACATAGTTTTCCACAAGAACCCATTTAATTCCCAAAGTAGTAACATATATATTTATGTGACCATTTTACAGCCCTTGTTAAGAACTTTCATCTCTTGCACTAAGACAATATATACTGAAGCTGTTATGCTCTTTTGAAGGGAGGATTTTCGGGACAAATTTAAGGCAGAAAATCCAAGTGTAAAATCAATGCAGGATGTAAGTTTCCATCACTTTAGTGAGTATAGTTGCACATGCCCTAGTCATGTTGTAATATGTTCTACACTGCAGATAGGGAGGGCATGTGGCGAGAAATGGAATAAAATGGCATTTGAGGTTAGTATTTCCCTCTGAAGCCTGATGGCTCTGTCACACTAGGTAGCTAGTCACTATAAAATTGTATCTTCCTGGTAAGGTAATATGGTTCATAGGAACAGATGGAGTGGATATGTATTTTGGCTTGTTTATGAATCACTTGTTTCGTGAAATCGTGATTTCTTTATGAAATCAATAGAAGCTCCTGTCCAAATCATCAAGAAGCCGTTGTCTTGATATTTAATTCAGTAACTGTCCATCTTGAAAAACGAAAATGTTGTCCTTTCTTGCCTCTCCTGCGTCTTGTCTATGTTCCCACTAGCCAGGGGTGTACTGACAGTCTGACATGCATTCTGTAGGTATCCCTGATAACTGTGGAAGTTTCATGACCTGTATGATCGGGATGGGTTCGCTACTAGGTTCATTGTTCTACTTGCTAGAAAAAGTCGAACTACCCACCTGTAGACAGGTTTAGACATATTGAAATTGATGATGTCAGTGACCGATCCTTGCTATTATTGTTTCATCTGTACCACAACTATATGGGAAAACGGAAACGTCTCATTGGTACAACGCATACAGATCCAGTTCCTAAATTCTGATCATATGATTAAAATTCCCATTTAGAAAATGTAAGTTGTCACATAGTTATGTACCAGTTCTCACTTGTCCTCGACTTGCGTAAAAACCCCTTGCATGATTTGGTCAACTCTACAGTTATGACTTATGGTTGACTTGTGTAAGACCCTCGTGCATGACTTGATGACTTATGGTTGACTTGTGTAAGACCCTCGTGCATGACTTGATATTGTGCAGAGTCTTCTAAATCATCAAAACTTCCATCCATAAATATGCTTGCTTACAAAGGAATATATGTTGCTAGACTATGAGACAAGACATTATACCACACTACGTTCGTACCCTACTGATTTTAACATTTTCACCTTGTTCATCGTACCAGGAAAAAGTGAAGTATTATGATCTAGCTACTGAGAGGCGTGCAGAGTTTGAGAAGGCTATGGCTCAATATAACAAGAAAAAGGttattttgttttacatgTTTATGGCACATGTGTTCCCATTTATCCTATTTTATCATGCATATGGTCACATTTTATTGTATTTCTTCAAGCAGATAAGTGGTGAACTGTCGGAGGAATCAGATTATGAGTAGAAGTGAGCATTAGGTTGCCCTGAACTCCTGATGATTCCGCAAGTAATCGTATGATTCAATCAATTGTATATTACAGGACTGAGCTTTGTAATGATTTACTGCTCCTGCAACATTGTAGACTGGTAGTTAGCGTTAAATTGACACCAAGTCTCGTACTGGTGCTATTCACCAGGACACTATTTGTGCTTCAGGTAACTTATCTGTCGTGCGTGGTTTCGCAAATTATGATCATGTGGACAAGAGCCCCAGGCAACTCGAAAGTATGTTTATTGTTCTCCGGTGCAAACATTTCACTTAGGATAATCTTAAACGGTTAAAACATAAGCCAGGCTCTCCTCAAATATAGGATCTTGACGTTTCACATGAAGCAGATTTAAAAATATTTGCGTTATTatatagaaataaaaaacctTTATATTTTTCGTCGGCCTTCATCGCCAGCGACTTAACATGGGGTCTTGGTTGACGTATCTACTTGAGTATAAATAAATATGGTAGTAATGATGGCATCGAGGACTCCGTGGCCCAATGGATAAGGCGCTGGTCTACGGAACCAGAGATTCTGGGTTCGATCCCCAGCGGAGTCGTCGTTGCAGTAAATTTTTGCCACCCTTCCATTTGTTGATCAAAGTTCTGGGCTGACCAGCCCCCTCCCGACGTTAAGAATGGGGTGGCATGTCAAGTTATACACacgattaaaaaaaagtgagtGGTTCAAAAACAAACACTGTCCACTAGTTCCATGGTAAATCGGAGAAAGAAGCAGGTTCCATATTCCCCTGTTCGGATCATGATAAATAAAGAGCAAGGATAAAAATTCCCGACGCACTTGCTGTGATTCTCAACTTTGAACAAACTATGCTTGCCGATTGAATCACATAACATCCGAAGTGCGAGCCGTTTTCGTCTGCGTGCTCTCGACTTGGCGAGGGAGCAATGGCCAACAAGGCGGCGCCAGACCAGAAAGCCGGCGAGGCGGCAGCAAATCCGTTGGAGTTCCATGTGTATGGCCCCCGAAGCCTGTCCTCCACGAGCTGGAGAGATCTCCTTAGCTCAAGCTGGTCAGTAGAGGTCATCACTGATCAAGTTCACAATTTACCACGGTGAATACCACGCACATTCACATACACTTGCGGACTTGCACGGTTCCGTTGCGTGCATATATGCAGGAAGAACTCCAGCTACCGGCGGATGGTGATCGCGTGCTTCATCCAGGGGGCGTACCTGCTGGAGCTGGATCGCCAGGAGAATCGCGACGGGGGAACCGCCCTGGCGCCGCAGTGGTGGCGGCCCTTCAAGTACAGGCTCGCCAAGCCGCTCGTCGACGACCGCGACGGCTCCATCTACGGCGCCGTCCTCGAGTGGGATCACCAGGCCGCTCTGTCGGGCTTCGTCCCGTtccgccccgcccgcgcgccggccgccgtcgtGGTGCTGCGGGGCACGGTGCTCAGGGCGCCCACGGTCCGGCGCGACGTGGCGGACGACCTCCGGTTCCTGGCCTGGGAGAGCCTCAAGGGCTCCGTGCGCTTCCCGGGCGCCCTGGCGGCGCTGCGGGACGCGGCGCGCAGGTTCGGCGCGGGACACGTGTGCGTGGGCGGGCACTCGCTGGGCGCCGGGTTCGCGCTGCAGGTGGGCAGGGCGCTGGCCAAGGAAGGCGTGTGCGTGGAGTGCCACGTGTTCAACCCGCCGTCGGTGTCGCTGGCCATGAGCCTCAGGGGCTTCGGCGAGCTGCTGGGCCGTGCGCGCGCGTGGATTCCCTTCGTGGGCGGATCCTCCCAGTCCCAGCAGGCTGCGGGGGACGCGGGCGGCGAGAGcgaggcgagggcggcgctgGCGCAGACGGGGATGGGGAAGTGGCTGCCGTACCTGTACATCAACACCAACGACTACGTGTGCTGCTACTACACCGACACGGCCGGCGGGACGGCGACGGTGGCGACGGACGGCGGGGGCAAGGCAGGAGGAGGGGTGGCCACGATGCTGGTGGTGTCCAAGGGGCCGAGCAAGTTCC
The Brachypodium distachyon strain Bd21 chromosome 2, Brachypodium_distachyon_v3.0, whole genome shotgun sequence genome window above contains:
- the LOC100821804 gene encoding uncharacterized protein LOC100821804, whose translation is MGDGPDVAPAMDYDTATGARRRRGWLRRMMPLGHYSPMGLELHGEAAAPTVEMAQMPQAAAAAEGNKPHRRGLLRRLMSQEGVQRRWKNLGAGGASRMAALSRSLRWKRLSSGLSVGLKGGWATALVDTVAFRVMYVLEAIVLGLALSCFFCCCGCQI
- the LOC100822428 gene encoding GDSL esterase/lipase At4g10955; this encodes MANKAAPDQKAGEAAANPLEFHVYGPRSLSSTSWRDLLSSSWKNSSYRRMVIACFIQGAYLLELDRQENRDGGTALAPQWWRPFKYRLAKPLVDDRDGSIYGAVLEWDHQAALSGFVPFRPARAPAAVVVLRGTVLRAPTVRRDVADDLRFLAWESLKGSVRFPGALAALRDAARRFGAGHVCVGGHSLGAGFALQVGRALAKEGVCVECHVFNPPSVSLAMSLRGFGELLGRARAWIPFVGGSSQSQQAAGDAGGESEARAALAQTGMGKWLPYLYINTNDYVCCYYTDTAGGTATVATDGGGKAGGGVATMLVVSKGPSKFLAAHGLEQWWADDVEMQVALNHSKLIGRQLCSLYA
- the LOC100823983 gene encoding high mobility group B protein 14, which gives rise to MKTRSQTGPKPLNTVRLPPVASPRTKPRPEPRKKGTVGDPRRPKKPPTAFFYFMEDFRDKFKAENPSVKSMQDIGRACGEKWNKMAFEEKVKYYDLATERRAEFEKAMAQYNKKKISGELSEESDYE
- the LOC100822115 gene encoding lipid phosphate phosphatase 2 translates to MDGGEMQQASSTGIDAPACAFATIRSHGASVARSHAYDWLALLLLVAVEVLLNAIEPFHRFVGAGMMTDLRYPLKSNTVPVWAVPVIAVIGPMIIFVVIYIRRRNVYDLHHAILGILFSVLITGVLTDAIKDAVGRPRPNFFWRCFPDGIAVYDNITTGVICHGEASVIKEGHKSFPSGHTSWSFAGLGFLSWYLAGKITVFDRRGHVAKLCVVILPLLVAAMIAISRVDDYWHHWQDVFTGGIIGSVVASVCYLQFFPPPSDEKGLWPHAHLRYVTEREDASRTRRANELINNSSNVGATTAVIPWEGRTGANTSGTLDAMEAGRR